The Thermosynechococcus sp. genome has a segment encoding these proteins:
- a CDS encoding DMT family transporter, with protein MVAMKEVMPHTSPLWVAGVRLVPAGLLVLVVAIARGKPQPTGLRAWGWIALFALVDGFLFQGLLATGLSKTGAGLGSVMIDSQPLAVALLSRWLYGERVGGWGWLGLFLGLVGISSIGLGDDLLTLLQQPTAWQGMPWGQWWQRGELWMLLAALSMAVGTILMRPLANHADPVVATGWHMVLGGLPLLIWPSLNTPAPWAALQGSDLLHLGYATLFGSALSYGVFFYFAAKGNLTSLSALTFLTPVFALTFGHWFLGETLSQVQLLGVGLTLVSIYLINQRQVLGQWWQQLPLSTRLRESATSVSVKVVDQMK; from the coding sequence ATGGTGGCCATGAAGGAGGTCATGCCCCATACCTCGCCGCTGTGGGTTGCTGGTGTGCGCCTTGTGCCGGCAGGTCTGCTAGTTTTAGTGGTGGCGATCGCCCGCGGTAAGCCCCAGCCCACTGGCCTGCGCGCCTGGGGATGGATTGCGCTTTTTGCCCTTGTGGATGGCTTTTTATTTCAAGGGCTTCTGGCCACTGGCCTCTCCAAAACGGGCGCCGGTCTTGGCTCTGTGATGATTGACTCCCAACCCCTAGCGGTGGCACTGTTGTCTCGCTGGCTCTATGGAGAGCGGGTTGGCGGTTGGGGCTGGCTGGGACTATTCCTTGGCTTGGTGGGCATTAGCAGCATTGGTCTAGGGGACGATCTGTTAACCCTGCTCCAGCAACCCACAGCATGGCAAGGAATGCCCTGGGGACAGTGGTGGCAGCGCGGTGAGCTGTGGATGCTGTTGGCGGCGCTTTCAATGGCAGTGGGCACCATTTTAATGCGCCCCTTGGCAAACCATGCCGATCCCGTGGTCGCTACCGGCTGGCACATGGTCTTGGGCGGGTTGCCGCTGTTGATCTGGCCGAGCTTAAATACCCCAGCGCCTTGGGCAGCCCTCCAGGGGTCGGATCTCCTCCACCTTGGCTATGCGACTCTCTTTGGTAGTGCGCTGTCCTACGGTGTCTTTTTCTATTTCGCTGCCAAGGGGAATCTCACCAGTCTCAGTGCCCTGACGTTTCTCACCCCAGTATTTGCTCTCACCTTTGGGCATTGGTTCTTGGGGGAAACCCTGAGTCAGGTTCAGTTACTAGGAGTGGGTCTGACACTCGTTAGCATTTACCTCATTAATCAGCGCCAAGTGCTTGGGCAGTGGTGGCAACAACTCCCCTTATCCACGCGCTTGCGGGAGTCAGCAACGTCTGTCAGCGTTAAGGTGGTTGATCAGATGAAGTAG
- a CDS encoding proline--tRNA ligase, with protein MRLSQMLFVTLRDDPAEAEIPSHKLLLRAGYIRRIASGIYSYLPLMWRVLQKVSAIVREEMNRSGALECLLPQLQPAELWQESGRWDTYTKAEGIMFSLTDRSDRQLGLGPTHEEVITALAKDLIRSYRQLPVHLYQIQTKFRDEIRPRFGLMRGREFIMKDGYSFHADMASLKETYQQMYDTYSRILRRCGLTFRAVEADSGAIGGSGSHEFMVLAAAGEDEVLYTPDGRYAANGEKAVSLPPDAVPTTYKKVATLDTPNAATIDALVEQLQCHPTQIVKNVLYRAVFDNGRVGLVLVSIRGDQEVNSVKLHNTLTSLAPNYGATKLLDLRLADANTAQEWAATPIPFGYIGPDLEDAVIKADSQIIPQWIRIADPTVTELKRFITGANRDQQHRVGVNWGKSCPLPAIVADVRKAQAGDRACHDPTQHLETARGIEIGHIFQLGTKYSEAMKATYTNEQGEEVPLVMGCYGIGVSRLAQAAVEQHHDHNGIIWPLAIAPYQVIIVVPNIEDQQQRQTATDLYEQLQAAGIEVLLDDRDERAGVKFKDADLIGIPYRLVTGRAIAHGEVELVIRATGAKSSLPLAEVVGYLQREIAQQLST; from the coding sequence ATGCGCCTATCGCAAATGCTCTTTGTGACGCTTCGCGATGATCCCGCAGAAGCGGAAATTCCCAGCCACAAATTACTCCTGCGGGCGGGATATATTCGACGGATCGCCAGTGGCATCTATAGCTATCTGCCTTTGATGTGGCGAGTGTTGCAAAAAGTGAGTGCAATTGTTCGCGAGGAAATGAACCGCAGTGGCGCCTTGGAATGTTTACTGCCGCAACTGCAGCCCGCTGAGCTGTGGCAAGAATCGGGACGCTGGGATACCTACACTAAAGCCGAAGGAATCATGTTTTCCCTGACGGATCGCAGCGATCGCCAGCTGGGACTGGGGCCCACCCATGAGGAGGTGATCACTGCCCTGGCCAAGGACTTGATTCGCTCCTATCGGCAGTTACCGGTGCACCTCTACCAAATTCAAACGAAATTCCGCGACGAGATTCGCCCCCGCTTTGGCCTAATGCGGGGACGGGAATTCATCATGAAGGACGGCTATTCCTTCCACGCCGATATGGCCAGTCTCAAGGAAACCTATCAGCAGATGTATGACACCTACAGCCGGATTCTCCGGCGCTGTGGCCTGACGTTTCGAGCCGTGGAGGCCGATTCGGGTGCGATCGGCGGATCGGGTTCCCATGAGTTTATGGTGTTGGCTGCCGCCGGTGAAGATGAGGTGCTCTATACTCCTGATGGCCGATACGCTGCCAATGGGGAAAAGGCCGTTTCGCTCCCCCCTGACGCGGTGCCGACAACCTACAAAAAGGTGGCGACGCTGGATACCCCCAATGCAGCGACGATTGATGCCCTGGTTGAGCAGTTGCAGTGCCATCCTACGCAAATTGTGAAAAATGTGCTCTATCGAGCAGTCTTCGATAATGGGCGAGTGGGTCTTGTGCTGGTGAGTATTCGCGGCGATCAAGAGGTGAACAGCGTCAAGCTGCACAACACCCTCACTTCCCTTGCGCCCAATTACGGGGCAACAAAACTGCTGGATCTGCGGCTGGCAGATGCCAATACAGCCCAAGAGTGGGCAGCCACCCCCATTCCCTTTGGTTACATTGGCCCTGATTTAGAAGATGCTGTTATTAAAGCCGATTCCCAAATTATTCCCCAGTGGATTCGCATTGCCGATCCCACTGTCACTGAGTTGAAGCGATTTATTACGGGGGCAAATCGGGATCAACAGCATCGTGTCGGGGTCAATTGGGGGAAATCCTGTCCCTTGCCGGCCATTGTGGCGGATGTGCGCAAAGCCCAGGCGGGCGATCGCGCCTGTCACGATCCAACCCAGCACCTAGAAACCGCCCGTGGCATTGAGATTGGCCATATCTTCCAGTTGGGAACCAAGTACTCTGAGGCAATGAAGGCCACCTACACCAATGAACAGGGGGAAGAGGTGCCCTTGGTCATGGGCTGCTATGGCATTGGTGTTTCTCGCTTGGCTCAGGCCGCAGTAGAACAGCACCACGATCACAACGGCATTATTTGGCCGCTGGCGATCGCCCCCTATCAAGTGATTATTGTGGTGCCCAACATTGAGGACCAACAGCAAAGGCAGACGGCCACTGATCTTTACGAGCAGCTTCAGGCGGCAGGGATTGAGGTGCTCCTCGACGATCGCGATGAGCGGGCAGGGGTGAAATTCAAAGATGCGGATTTGATTGGCATTCCCTATCGGCTAGTGACGGGACGCGCGATCGCCCATGGGGAAGTGGAACTGGTGATTCGGGCCACCGGTGCCAAGTCCAGCCTCCCGCTAGCCGAAGTTGTGGGTTATCTTCAAAGGGAAATTGCTCAGCAGCTCAGCACATGA
- a CDS encoding metallophosphoesterase, with protein MNEPLYLIQLSDLHLFATDEGRLLGLPTAQSLAAVLEAVRRHSPNALLLTGDLAQEPVPATYERLATAFGDFTCPVYWIPGNHDEPRAMVPALERPPLRGDRHVNLGTWQGLLLSSQADGKVHGELSPETLSWLDATLSHTGDRPTFIALHHPPFETGTPWLDSSRLQNPEHLFAVLDSPSAGEARPLRPHPSRI; from the coding sequence ATGAATGAACCCCTTTACCTGATCCAGTTATCCGATCTGCATTTATTTGCCACCGATGAAGGCAGACTCCTTGGCCTGCCTACGGCTCAATCCCTGGCCGCTGTTTTAGAGGCAGTTCGCCGCCACAGTCCCAATGCCCTACTGCTGACGGGAGACTTGGCCCAAGAACCGGTTCCTGCAACCTACGAGCGTTTGGCCACCGCCTTTGGGGACTTTACCTGTCCCGTATACTGGATTCCCGGCAACCATGATGAGCCAAGGGCAATGGTGCCGGCGCTAGAGCGTCCGCCGCTACGGGGCGATCGCCACGTCAATCTTGGGACTTGGCAAGGCCTGCTCCTCAGTTCCCAAGCGGATGGCAAAGTTCATGGTGAATTGAGTCCTGAGACCCTCAGTTGGCTAGATGCAACCTTGAGTCACACGGGCGATCGGCCCACGTTCATTGCCCTGCACCATCCCCCCTTTGAGACCGGTACCCCTTGGCTCGATAGTAGCCGCCTACAAAACCCTGAGCACCTTTTTGCCGTATTAGATTCGCCATCGGCAGGTGAAGCTCGTCCTCTTCGGCCACATCCATCAAGAATTTAG
- a CDS encoding class I SAM-dependent methyltransferase, which yields MILTPQQRTKLDSRRDDLFYATARFVTHVDGFFLARLTELYRQYLRPQMRVLDLMSSWVSHLPPELSFQEVVGHGMNATELARNPRLDRYFVQNLNKELALPLEDASFDAVLMAVSVQYLQYPEATFTEIARILKPQGVVIVSFSNRMFFEKAIQAWREGSEGDRLQLVQTYINSIPSLKVIETHLPRPWSWLGLTDPFYAVVGQKQAA from the coding sequence ATGATTCTCACCCCCCAACAGCGCACAAAACTAGATAGCCGTAGGGATGATCTCTTTTACGCGACAGCGCGCTTTGTCACCCATGTGGACGGGTTCTTTTTGGCTCGCCTCACGGAGCTCTATCGCCAATACTTGCGGCCACAGATGCGAGTCTTAGACCTAATGAGTAGTTGGGTGTCGCACTTACCGCCAGAGCTGTCCTTTCAAGAAGTGGTGGGGCACGGGATGAACGCCACGGAGCTAGCCCGCAACCCCCGGCTGGATCGTTATTTTGTTCAGAATCTCAATAAAGAGTTGGCCTTGCCCCTAGAGGATGCCAGTTTTGATGCCGTGTTGATGGCGGTGTCGGTGCAGTACCTCCAATATCCTGAGGCAACTTTTACGGAAATTGCCCGCATCCTTAAGCCCCAGGGGGTAGTTATTGTCAGCTTCTCAAATCGCATGTTTTTTGAAAAAGCGATTCAGGCGTGGCGTGAGGGTAGCGAGGGCGATCGCCTGCAGTTGGTGCAAACCTATATCAACAGCATTCCTTCCCTCAAGGTGATCGAAACGCATCTGCCTCGCCCTTGGTCTTGGTTGGGACTTACCGATCCCTTCTATGCAGTTGTTGGTCAAAAACAGGCGGCCTAA
- the murA gene encoding UDP-N-acetylglucosamine 1-carboxyvinyltransferase translates to MLASTTTPLTTEQAHLKIQGGYRLSGEVRISGAKNSALVLMAGALLAADTTILRAVPDLADIRRLGKILQALGVKVQRLGSEVIAIDATALNTNDPPYTLVSQLRASFFVIGPLVARLGVARVPLPGGCAIGARPVELHVRGLQAMGAEVTIDHGVVTASATKLKGTRIYLDYPSVGATETLMMAATLAEGETTIENAAQEPEVVDLANFCITMGAKIYGAGTNSITIVGVDRLHGTEYEIIPDRIEAGTFLLAAAVTRSAITLAPVIPSHLTPVVAKLEEMGAKIEFPDPTRVCFTPAQRYRATDIETLPYPGFPTDMQALMMTLLAISEGNSLVSETVFENRFGHVPELNRMGADIRVKGNHAAIRGVRYLSGAPVTGTDLRATAALVVAGLAARGETHVYGLQHLDRGYWQIEAKLRGLGAQLERYVPSPVSSPVL, encoded by the coding sequence ATGCTAGCCTCGACCACAACGCCGCTGACCACAGAGCAGGCACACCTCAAGATTCAGGGGGGCTATCGGTTATCGGGTGAGGTGAGGATTAGCGGAGCCAAGAATTCAGCATTGGTCTTGATGGCGGGGGCACTCCTCGCAGCGGATACAACGATTCTCCGTGCCGTGCCTGATCTAGCAGATATTCGCCGCCTGGGAAAAATTTTACAGGCCTTGGGGGTCAAGGTACAACGCCTTGGGAGTGAGGTGATCGCCATTGATGCCACAGCATTAAATACCAACGATCCCCCCTATACCCTCGTTAGCCAACTGCGGGCAAGTTTTTTTGTCATTGGCCCTTTGGTGGCACGGTTGGGTGTTGCCCGCGTCCCCTTGCCGGGGGGGTGCGCCATTGGCGCCCGTCCGGTGGAACTGCATGTGCGTGGTCTGCAAGCCATGGGTGCCGAAGTCACCATTGATCACGGTGTTGTCACCGCCAGTGCGACCAAACTTAAAGGAACGCGGATTTACTTGGACTATCCCAGCGTCGGTGCCACCGAAACATTAATGATGGCTGCCACCCTTGCCGAGGGGGAAACCACGATTGAAAATGCTGCCCAAGAACCCGAAGTGGTGGATTTGGCCAACTTCTGTATCACGATGGGAGCCAAAATCTATGGCGCCGGCACCAATTCGATCACGATTGTTGGGGTGGATCGCCTCCACGGCACTGAATACGAAATCATCCCCGATCGCATCGAAGCGGGTACATTTCTCTTGGCCGCTGCTGTCACCCGCTCGGCAATTACTCTTGCGCCTGTGATTCCCAGTCACCTGACGCCTGTGGTTGCCAAGCTCGAAGAGATGGGAGCGAAGATCGAATTTCCCGATCCCACCCGCGTCTGCTTCACCCCTGCCCAGCGCTATCGTGCCACCGACATTGAAACGCTCCCCTACCCCGGCTTTCCCACGGATATGCAGGCGCTGATGATGACGTTGCTGGCCATTAGTGAGGGGAATAGTTTAGTCAGTGAAACCGTGTTTGAAAATCGCTTTGGCCATGTGCCTGAACTGAATCGCATGGGTGCCGATATTCGCGTCAAGGGGAATCACGCTGCCATTCGCGGGGTGCGCTATCTTTCCGGTGCACCGGTAACAGGTACAGATTTGCGCGCCACAGCGGCTTTAGTCGTTGCTGGACTCGCTGCCCGCGGGGAAACCCACGTCTATGGTTTGCAGCACTTAGATCGGGGCTACTGGCAAATCGAAGCCAAATTGCGGGGTTTGGGCGCACAGCTAGAGCGCTATGTTCCCAGTCCAGTTTCTTCGCCAGTTTTGTAG